The sequence below is a genomic window from Sphingobacterium sp. ML3W.
AATTTTAACCAACGTCCCGAATTACCTTTCACATCCGTTGTCAATGTCTCGCCATAAAAAACAGCTGAAGAGTCACTCAATATACTTGCATTCCAGCGTGCATCCCTTGCAGCATTTGTCAAGCTCCATATCGTTTCAGTCTGACCCGATTTGATTGAACCACGTTTTACTTCCGACTCACCATTCGCTTTTGGAATAAGTGTAGGAGCGATAGAAGCCTGTTCATCCACTGCTTTTTTATATTGAGAAGTCTCGTTCCAACGCACAGCTTTCTGTGGATCTTGTTGATCAATCACCAAATAATCATCCGTAAAATCCATTGATGGACCATGGTCACCCCAGGCCTCAAAAATACGGATGGGGGATTTCAACAATGGCGAGCCACCCGATAATTTAATATTATCATTATTCAGATTTGGTATCATAACTTGCATGGGAGTACTCGCACAGCTGGTGTTAATCGCTTTACGATAAACTGCAAAAATAGTTTCATTTGAGTTTGGATCACTGTCATTAAACATAGCTCCATAATCAGCCTGCAACTGATAACCACCTGATTTCACCAATTCACCATATTCGATTACTTTCGAAAGCAAAGGGTTGCTGGGCGCTACTGTTAGTGTTTGTGGATACCCCTCATAGGCTAGTGCCTGTAGGCAAACCTCTGTCAACATGGCTGCCGCTACATATTTATTAGCTCGACCACTTACTTTATCTGCTGGAAGCCCTTCGACTGCCTCTTCCAAATCTTTAATGATATAAGCATAAGATTCTGTCGGACTTTTGGTGGCAGACAATAACAATTCATCTTCAGGATTCAAAACTTTATCTATCCATACAATGCGCCCTATCCTTCTCGCCACATGATAATAGGACATTGCTCTCAAAAATTTAGCTTCCGCTATCAGCTCTATTTTATCCTCTTCACTTATACCTGCAGAAGCTCCAACATTTTGGATGATTAAATTGCACCTACGTACACTAGCCCAATTGTTAAAACCCATATCTGATGTGCGATCCAATCTTTCATTAAACACATTGGCCGCACCATTATAGGTCCCATCCATACTAATGAGGTTCATTGTCCAAGCATCTGTAGCAGGTCCGCTATTAAAATTCTCCATGATACTATAAGTGCTGAAAATAAAAGTTTCAGCATTCGCTCGGTTTGTCCACACAACCTCTTCCCCAATTTTATCATATGGCTGGGTATCCAGCACGTCCTTACAGGAACTTAGCGATAAAGCTATTAAGAGCAAAGTGGACGATATATAGGTGATTTTATTATTTTTCATATACATTAAATTTTAAAACCCAACATTTACGCCAATAGAAACCGTACGTTGAATGGGATAATTTGCATTATTTTGATCCGATTCCGGATCCACAAAAAATTTCTTTGTATTCGAGATGGTCAATAGATTGGTACCGCTGGCAAAAACTCGAAATTGTTTAAATTTTGTATTTTTCAAAACATGTGCTTTCAAATCGTAACCCAATTGAAAATATTTCAAACGAACGAATCGAGAAGGTAAAATCCAAAAATCGCTATTTACAAAATTATTATTTCCATTTACACCAGTTGATGAAACTTGTCTAGGGTATAAAGCATCCGTATTG
It includes:
- a CDS encoding RagB/SusD family nutrient uptake outer membrane protein; this encodes MKNNKITYISSTLLLIALSLSSCKDVLDTQPYDKIGEEVVWTNRANAETFIFSTYSIMENFNSGPATDAWTMNLISMDGTYNGAANVFNERLDRTSDMGFNNWASVRRCNLIIQNVGASAGISEEDKIELIAEAKFLRAMSYYHVARRIGRIVWIDKVLNPEDELLLSATKSPTESYAYIIKDLEEAVEGLPADKVSGRANKYVAAAMLTEVCLQALAYEGYPQTLTVAPSNPLLSKVIEYGELVKSGGYQLQADYGAMFNDSDPNSNETIFAVYRKAINTSCASTPMQVMIPNLNNDNIKLSGGSPLLKSPIRIFEAWGDHGPSMDFTDDYLVIDQQDPQKAVRWNETSQYKKAVDEQASIAPTLIPKANGESEVKRGSIKSGQTETIWSLTNAARDARWNASILSDSSAVFYGETLTTDVKGNSGRWLKLNGHAYNTSLTNMYWRKGVYNNVNPRIYAGVPTDYHYVTTRLGRVYLNMAEAYLLQQNLPKAIELLNQTRVTHGQLPPAKMSDLATAWTDYKRERRVDLVLENDYYWSLLRWGRYGGNANHGVPSGGTIPELTTLPQVMDVSKDRKHYSVVSGAFFSSNNVREFDSSRRYLFPIAQSYLDRNPNFGIQNPGW